A segment of the Mytilus trossulus isolate FHL-02 chromosome 12, PNRI_Mtr1.1.1.hap1, whole genome shotgun sequence genome:
gggccattttaaaggcaataagtacctcttcctctggtatcattgcccacgtggagaatatcttcgtttggccagccggcaatagttcattttcgaatttgtgatataccagggaaccccccttatccttttctgactaactcgtacgggtctagggcataagtgctatgggccattttagaggcaataccaacctctacctctggtataatggtcgaggtggagaatctcttagtttggccagccggcaatagttcagttcgaattcgttgtatccgggataccatatccctcctttgaaccctctactgacaaactcgtacgggtctagggtataagtgctatgggccattttaaaggcaataagtacctcttcctctggtatcattgcccacgtggagaatctcttcgtttggccagccggcaatagttcattttcgaatttgtgatataccagggaaccccccttatccttttctgactaactcgtacgggtctagggcataagtgctatgggccattttagaggcaataccaacctctacctctggtataatggtcgaggtggagaatctcttagtttggccagccggcaatagttcagttcgaattcgttgtatccgggataccatatccctcctttgaaccctctactgacaaactcgtacgggtctagggtataagtgctatgggccattttaaaggcaataagtacctcttcctctggtatcattgcccacgtggagaatctcttcgtttggccagccggcaatagttcattttcgaatttgtgatataccagggaaccccccttatccttttctgactaactcgtacgggtctagggcataagtgctatgggccattttagaggcaattaAATGGACTGGTAATGTTGAGATTAAAGACTCTTATTGATCTCcgtaattttgaagaattatGTCATTGAAATAGTAATTGACAGTTtctatttttctgtttattatattccttcaataaactatgtttcttgtttttctgATCTTTTTAATTGTGTGATACTATCgtatgtattgtatattttagttttaaaattggactatatttgtagacaacgaACAGATTATGGAATGCCCATATGACAATTAATTCCATTTAATAACCCTATATTTAATCATCTTGTTTACTATAGTTTACATTGATTCAataataacaacattttaatgttcataattgttttgtgttGTGTGAGGCAATGCAATTAAACTTTTcatttactttcattttaaatGACGCGGACCTTGCAGAAGACACCTATTGGCTTACTATTTCCTAATTACTTTATATTGCTATAAATAGCATAACCATAATGGATATTAACAGCAAAAGTTATTTTATTGTCACAATCTAATAACTACCCAAAACATTTCATCGAACGCGGTTTTGATCTCATGAATATTATTGACGGCTAGCCTCATGAATATTAACGCCGGCTAGATCCACACTAGTCGCAAATTCGTATAGACATTGTTATAAGTGACCAGTCCCAAAAGTATAGAAAGTCCTTAATTCGGAAGAAAGtaaaatttctaatatttctgtttgtttgtcaCGCACATGTTTCAAAAACGTAATATTGGTCAGGACAACCTTCAAAAATGTGTGTAAATTGGCGCAatcgtatattttatttttggcgcaaatgataccatgtaatttttaaaataggtggcgcaaacgtagcattggagaaaaaaagttgtggcgcaaaaggacgcatttttggcgcaaacggatctcTCCCGATTTAATACGCCAGGTGGGTGTTTTGTCTACAGaggactcaccagtgacgctcagatcaaaatagttagaaaaccATACATAATTATAATGAATTTGCCAGAGATGAAttattgttgattaaaaatatcaatattacaaacactatttttttaatgtgtaaCAATGTAAAATCTTGTCAAATCGTGATTTGAGATTGCTGAACATTTTCCTTCATtgaaaaacactttaaaaatataggagaattaagaaatagctggttaaaaaaaaaaaaaaacagaaatatgtaaattttaattgagaaatttaaagttaaaaggTGTCTTTATTCAATATCACTATACTTGATTGGGAAAATTTTCATTAAGTTTGATGATTCAATTGAAAGTTAAATTCAACTATGCTACTTTTGTTAACTTGTGCAATTCATAATTACTTTCGAATATGATACAATTCTTTCAATTGCCCTGAAGGCCTGGGCGGTTCATTACTTTTGCATATGCGGTGCATGTTCTTCCCGGTGTTTTTACCAAAGAGGGGCACAGTACTATAACGAAAATGCGTAACTAACGGTACAGTTAACAATTTCATAACCAGatgaatattatacaaatacagcctttgtatgaggtcgatacaaggatatattgacctgaaagaagtatattgactgaggacgaagtccgaggtcgatatacttctttgggtcgatatatcctgtattgacctcatacaaaggctatatttgttatattattaatttcagaccatatttgtatcaaaatcgtcatttaggattattgcaattttatagatattacattgtctccttgacagtaacaacaaattagttgttatttcatttacttttttttttttttttttttacatcttatgtttttaaagattttttgtcaaataatcgATGACAAAATATCACGTGTCAtaaaacgttaaacaatatcttgaaattcattacatgacgtcacaaagtatatcggtttttagatattctaaaaataaccgtgcgatatgctttttgccggtcaatatgctttttgctatccgccgttttctctctaccttcgaaaatatagtttaacatgtgactatctctaaacgaatcaaatttgttaaaatatacgaattaataatattttattatatcataatGAATACAATTTATCCATATACTTGTATGaaatattactaaaatttacggttcaataacatttaaaaatattaaaaggctATTAAAGGTTTGCTAGGTTTATTGAACAGATTCATAAGAACTTCCCAAGCGGGCTGATTAAGGGACCTTTATTGACTGCTTCCGgaatgttatcacatgcctttccgttaaTTTCTGTGACGTTTATCACATGCAACTTCGTGAATTTCCGGAAATTTGTTCGCAAACGACAAAACAGTGCGGAAAACCGCAAGTAATTTACATGTAATACTTTTCACAAAATAGTTGAGGAGCAAATATATGTTGTgacaagataaataaaatgcttgttatataaataaaaacaattaaattcaaaaaatatattttgttgtctGTTAATTATTATCTAAAAATTCGTAGAAAgacaaactttaattaaaagtCCTTGTCTGTATTTCTTCTgctgaagtatatgataaaaagatcattacatgtaatttttcatatcagaccctttATCGGCCCTCGTTCATGATATCATCCCTCGAGCCTGCGGCTCTTGGGCCGATATCATGACCTAGGGCCGATAAtgggtctgatatgaaaaatgccatgtaataatcaatacatacatgtaccaggTATGCGGTATATTTTCTACAGGAATTCAATTGtggtaaaacaaatattcaaatccataattttgtattttcaaaacttaaacACACATGCTTTTTCCCAtcatcctttattctacaatgtTTATAGAAAAACTCTCGTACGACTATGAACATGCCGGACTAAATAGATTTATATAACGTTAAGTTACAAtgttgaattaaataaaacatgttgtaaGGCTAAGCATTTGTATTTATGAGATCACATGTACAACTGAAACAGTTATGGAGAAGACGGAACTAAGTTGAAAACTTGACAATGTGTctaattaatttgttttgaacaataaaacatgtttaaactaactGAAATAGAAATTGACCAGACCCCTCTTTGTGAAAGATGAATATAAGTTGAAGTAATTTTTCGCGTTAAAATTGAGTGAAAAGGGAAACTAACAACGccaaattgataataaaaaaaacataagtgtTTCTTATATGAGGTATTGATTTAACAGGGTTGTTGAATTCCATAATCTTGAACTCTTAATGAAAATTGAAGTAGACACGTTTATTCAACAAATGCATtaatttaaaaagccaaaattATATTTCCTGTCTATAGAGATTTTTATGTAACCATCTGTAGTGAATTATTTTCATACTATTTCAATCGTGGATCAACTTTGCGTCAGACAGCATTCGTCACAGCTCGGTCGATTCTAAGAAACgaaggagagtagcggattcACCCGATAATTGTCGATTGCCTCATTTCTCtttcgtcacaactcggccgattccgtaccttcGTCTAAGGAACGAAGGAAATTAGCGGTTTCACCCGATGATTGTCGATTGAGTCAGCCAGGTGCTTTATTGAAACAAAACGTACATGACTgcaattatacatgttttaaagaATACGCAGTTAAGTCGTTACGATGGTcgttgtttttgtcatttgtttttgtatttgttttgctgGTTCCTCAGCCAGTTCAATCGGATCTCCGTTGGAAGAATCACTGCAATgttcaaaatatcattttgaagAAAAAGTTTTGGAAAAACTTGTTCGTCTAGAACTTAAGATGGAAATGTATGaagcaaaaataaaatcttgGGAAGATTCGATTCCAACTTACCTTGATAAAATTGATCATGCCAAGAGACGGACTGAAACATTTTTAGAATCAATGCAGAACATACTAACCCAGGAGCAAACACGATTAAATGAGTCTTTCCATGAAACTGTCGAAAATATATATCTCAATTCGGAAGGTAAAATAAACAGTGATTTGGAATCTAAAATTGGTGAATTCGAGAATAAGAGTGAAAGTGCCCTTGAATTTTGGCAATCTTCCCTCGTGCAAGATCAGACACGATTTAACGAAACTgttacaaatatgtatactcAGTCGGAAAGTAAATTGAAAGGTGTATTAGATTCAGTATCATCTAAAATGGACGAATTCAGCAAATCCCATAAGAATGGAGAAAACGCCCTTGAACTTATGAAATCTTCCGTCATGCAAGATCAGGCTCGATTTAATACGTCCTTCCACGACACTGTGAAAAATGTCTATATTCAGTCGGAAAGTAAAGTAAAAGGTGTTTTAAATTCAGTATCATCTAAAATGGAGGAATTCAGCAAATCCCATAAGAATGGAGAACACGCCCTTGAACTTATGAAATCTTCCGTCATGCAAGATCAGGCTCGATTTAATACGTCCTTCCGCGACACTGTGAAAAATGTCTATATTCAGTTGGAAAGTAAATTGAAAGGTGTTTTAGATTCAGTATCATCTAAAATGGACGAATTCAGCAAATCCCATAAGAAAGGAGAAAACGCTCTGAAAGTTTTGCAATCTTCCCTCATGCAAGATCAGGCTCGATTTAACAAGTCCTTCGACGGAACTGTGAAAAATGTCTATATTCAGTTGGAAAGTAAAGTGAAAGGTGTTTTAGATTCAGTATCATCTAAAATGGACGAATTCAGCAAATCCCACAGAAAGGGGAAAGATGATCTTCAACTATTAAAATCTACTATCCTTCAAATGCAAGAATTATTCAACAAGTCATTCGATATGTCGATGAATAAGATTGAAACGGAATCGAAAAATTTGATACAGAACTTTAGTTTGGAACACAAAAATGGTATGTATTTAATTGTATCTTAATGCCAACGAACACTCTTTATTTAAggattgaatgcttctttttgtaactatATTGGGGTgttaaagcgttgaccgaagtacatattcattctaaaaatgtgcgcacggtcaacgcttttacaaccctatgaagttacatgtacaaaaagaagcattcaatacttataattacatttatttaagcTAGGatcatgacatttttttaacacgatttttatcaattttaaatttaattcacCTGTACATTTTATTGTCGGACCTCGTGTTATTATAACTGATAAGTTTTATCgtgtaatgcaattgcttaaggaataacacGTATTGTGCAgtaagccaatcagaataacgtatcataacgaaacatacatctaatgttatTCATAATAGTACAATTATAAGTATTCTTTTAAATCATCAATAATAAAtcagatatttttatatgatttgatttaaccatggaaatattatattaactcaaacctataatactaaaataacgaggtccaatttgtcatcgggtaaaaacgacaaatcgaagaattcaattttatatatagccAATATCATAGGACaatggtgttgattaaaaattacaccactccagacccttttgttttccacataattaatattgccaatggcccaagaccacaattaatgaccccgcttttcgttgcgAATATAGTTcctcaaatttaaaaagagtgtatttttccttaattttttttctttcccttcctCACTCATTTCTTAGATTattttgggtggaaatgaaagaaaagagatgaaataattttttggatgttgtatttaaactgattttgatatggaatgagtgattaggccaagtgcaaaaaggtagTACagtttacagttttcggaacatctcttgactagtccataggggtatggatgtgtattggctaaatttgtaaaagtgattgcttcaatctttctgaattttggatatatatttggactagtaCTATACAGTACacacacaacaaaattgacaaaagtgcatggtgcaatttttttaatgatacaaaacgttctaaagaactgatagagaaattaattgtggtctgtggcccaATAATTGACCAaaagtatattcacctgttacctattaccttatctgtacgttccgcatttgacaggcgcaccaccaaacggtgtattttggattttgctatatacacgggtcataatcacagggttgacactactaaattaaATCATTGTCAAACTGttccctattgtagtattttaatcagtaagacgtCTAAGATGataatacgaatactaaaactATGGACTTAAAATAAGTCGTATAGccacagttttcaatttgttagcgggcatgacataaaacagcgaatcaaagaattcaactttatttataactaatataggacaatgctgttgattaaaaaaaaaacactccaTTCCAgtaccttttgtttttcaaataattaatatcaCCAATAATTGctaagttccaggtcgacgtgCTCAAACAAAAAGATGTTAAAAGAAAGCAGAAACAACTGTGCATCTTTAATCGctatgactttatcagatgacaatccCAATTCCAAAATAAGGCTCACGCATagctacaatgtatataatagTTTAATTCAGTCAACGACCCGCGaaatcacgggtgtgttctagtatattaTAATTAGAGGTGGTGTCATGTAGACGTCAACAACAAAGCAACCAAACAATGTACGTGCCAACCTTATTAGTGTTTTTCACACattgacctttattttttaaaaataatacccGTTGTAATGTTAGAAAAGTCAAAACGATTCTGGTGCTAATGTTAATTATCCGtatgtataatatatactagaacacacctgtga
Coding sequences within it:
- the LOC134692349 gene encoding myosin-2 heavy chain-like, yielding MVVVFVICFCICFAGSSASSIGSPLEESLQCSKYHFEEKVLEKLVRLELKMEMYEAKIKSWEDSIPTYLDKIDHAKRRTETFLESMQNILTQEQTRLNESFHETVENIYLNSEGKINSDLESKIGEFENKSESALEFWQSSLVQDQTRFNETVTNMYTQSESKLKGVLDSVSSKMDEFSKSHKNGENALELMKSSVMQDQARFNTSFHDTVKNVYIQSESKVKGVLNSVSSKMEEFSKSHKNGEHALELMKSSVMQDQARFNTSFRDTVKNVYIQLESKLKGVLDSVSSKMDEFSKSHKKGENALKVLQSSLMQDQARFNKSFDGTVKNVYIQLESKVKGVLDSVSSKMDEFSKSHRKGKDDLQLLKSTILQMQELFNKSFDMSMNKIETESKNLIQNFSLEHKNGMYLIVS